One Niabella beijingensis DNA window includes the following coding sequences:
- a CDS encoding SusD/RagB family nutrient-binding outer membrane lipoprotein, protein MKKIFNILLIVTVILSSCTKDITKLNVDPKNPQEVSAVSLFTTGQRFLARYLASSNVNVGINRLIVQQWQETTYTAESRYNLNTRDIPGNFWSGIYEDVLGDIERSKKLIPTDTPDPDVQKNQLAVADIHVVLAYYYLITTFGNVPYTDAGNIENIHPKYDDGKTVYADLISRLDAAINAINTSAEGFGSADAIYDGDMTAWKKFGNTLKLKLGMLLADSDPAQAKTLVEAAVSGGVFTSNDDNAKLQFSATPPNTNPVWEDLVQSGRQDFVACQTIIDTLKKFQDPRLSTYFTLDGTGSDYSGGEAGRASSYPALSKPAKAITAANYPTALIDYAEVEFMLAEARERGYNVGGTAMTHYSKAITASIEDWGGTPAEAATYLARPNINYLTAPGNYKRKIGVQKWLALYNRPFEAWIEWRIFDYPELKPAYRALSDIPIRYTYPVLEQNYNTENYNAAAAAIGGDEVTTKLFWDKQ, encoded by the coding sequence ATGAAAAAAATATTTAACATCCTACTTATAGTAACGGTCATCCTGTCGTCTTGCACCAAAGACATCACAAAACTGAATGTGGACCCTAAAAACCCCCAGGAAGTATCCGCCGTTTCGCTCTTTACCACCGGGCAGCGGTTCCTGGCAAGATACCTTGCCTCATCCAATGTAAACGTGGGCATCAACCGGCTCATCGTGCAGCAATGGCAGGAGACCACTTACACCGCAGAAAGCCGGTATAACCTGAACACAAGAGATATTCCCGGAAATTTCTGGTCAGGGATCTATGAAGATGTACTGGGTGATATTGAAAGGTCTAAAAAGCTGATACCAACAGATACCCCTGATCCGGATGTACAGAAAAACCAGCTGGCAGTGGCCGATATCCATGTGGTGCTGGCCTATTATTACCTCATCACGACATTTGGAAATGTTCCTTATACGGATGCGGGAAACATTGAGAACATTCATCCGAAATACGATGATGGCAAGACCGTTTATGCGGACCTGATCAGCCGTTTGGATGCAGCCATCAATGCTATCAATACCAGCGCGGAAGGCTTTGGCAGTGCTGATGCCATTTACGACGGAGATATGACTGCCTGGAAAAAATTCGGAAACACATTAAAGCTTAAACTGGGAATGTTGCTGGCAGATTCAGACCCTGCACAGGCAAAAACACTGGTGGAAGCGGCCGTGTCAGGGGGGGTATTTACCTCAAATGACGATAATGCCAAGCTGCAATTTTCTGCAACGCCGCCCAATACCAACCCTGTATGGGAAGACCTGGTGCAAAGCGGCCGTCAGGATTTTGTGGCCTGTCAAACAATTATCGATACACTTAAAAAATTCCAGGACCCCCGTCTTTCAACCTATTTTACATTGGATGGAACGGGCAGCGATTATTCAGGCGGCGAAGCCGGAAGGGCCAGCAGTTATCCGGCACTCTCCAAACCGGCCAAGGCCATTACTGCTGCCAACTATCCAACTGCACTAATAGACTACGCGGAAGTGGAATTCATGCTTGCTGAAGCACGGGAGCGTGGATACAATGTGGGCGGAACCGCAATGACACATTACAGCAAAGCGATAACCGCTTCCATTGAGGATTGGGGAGGAACGCCTGCTGAAGCGGCAACTTATCTGGCAAGACCGAATATAAATTATCTTACTGCCCCCGGGAACTATAAAAGAAAGATCGGTGTGCAAAAGTGGCTGGCACTCTATAACCGTCCCTTCGAAGCCTGGATCGAATGGCGGATCTTTGACTACCCGGAGCTAAAGCCGGCATACCGGGCATTGTCGGATATCCCGATCCGTTATACCTATCCGGTGCTCGAGCAGAATTATAATACGGAGAATTACAATGCTGCCGCTGCCGCCATTGGAGGGGATGAAGTTACAACCAAACTGTTTTGGGATAAACAGTAA
- a CDS encoding DUF3467 domain-containing protein, translated as MSEQQPNQLNIEISEEVAEGTYANLAIITHSMAEFVIDFVNVMPGTPKSKVKSRIIFTPQHAKRFMKALVENIEKFEATQGVIKDLDEMQLPVNFGGPAAQA; from the coding sequence ATGAGCGAACAACAACCCAATCAGTTGAATATAGAGATCTCGGAAGAAGTGGCCGAAGGTACATATGCCAACCTTGCTATTATCACGCATTCCATGGCGGAATTTGTGATCGATTTTGTAAATGTGATGCCGGGAACACCAAAAAGCAAAGTGAAATCGAGGATCATATTTACGCCACAACATGCCAAACGCTTTATGAAGGCCCTGGTGGAGAACATTGAAAAGTTTGAAGCAACCCAGGGTGTGATCAAAGACCTTGATGAAATGCAATTACCGGTGAATTTTGGCGGACCTGCTGCGCAGGCCTGA